In a single window of the Leptospira sanjuanensis genome:
- a CDS encoding molybdopterin-dependent oxidoreductase, which yields MNISETFKTTCSYCGVGCGVLIQKHSEKELKVEGDPTHPANKGLLCSKGMNLNYSLLNRSDRLFHPTIRKDRNSPPIKTDWETALQKVAQEFKRIIQEHGPDSVGFYVSGQLLTEEYYVVNKIAKGFIGTNNIDTNSRLCMSSAVVGYKMALGEDSVPISYEDIELADCFLVAGANPAWCHPILFRRIEARKQSNPNVKLIVVDPRKTESCEDADLHLQIRPGSDIHLFHAIARILIEHGRIDSEFLKNHTEGFEELKEKVFQRSVEDCANACDIPSEQIYTAAEWIGNSNGFLSLWAMGLNQSVIGVNKNLALLNLSLLTGKIGKPGSGPFSLTGQPNAMGGREVGGLCNLLPAHRNLANPEHRAEVAEFWGVDSIQEKPGYSATEMFDHLRTGKMKAIWIICTNPTVSLPDARLVESGLRSAEFVVVQDISKDSSAIPFADVVLPAAGWAEKQGTMTNSDRRITYLPKVIDPPGEAKADTWILNEFAKKMGWNSSFAFQNEGEVFQEHCRLTKGTNIDIAGLDYSILMEKRSVQWPYPAKDHGGTERLFTDRKFYRPNGKAKIHAVEPEDSSENATEHFPLILTTGRIRDQWHTMTRTGKVRKLNEHKREPYLEIHPNDARVRNIEEGTIVEIFNERGKTRVKATITQSIKEGVVFLPMHWGKRLGRDDSRANNLTSGAYDPFSKQPGFKISAVQVKVYQKRKEKILIIGGGNGTLAFLRSYRALDSESEITVLCKEKNPFYNRILLPDYISGEKIFGDLTGVSEEEILSWNFDIFSDTAVTQVHPEGKIVRDDKGNTHSYDKLIFATGSSPFIPNMIPKEMDGIFALRSKEDAERIKGFFVRDTHVLIVGGGLLGLELAAALKSLHVRVSVLIRTDRLMSKQLDAVAGEILNEEIEARGIEIIRNAEIVKIKGTSRVQNIKLSDGTVIQPDGIVFATGTSANLQLAKLAGIECKNGILVDPFLRSSDPDIYAIGEVAEHSSGMYGTVSATEEQSKIAANHIYGYAFDFYNGSIHSNLLKIPELDLVSLRLADTPMDLSEDKSGEYEEIVFLDRKRRKYKKCIIKGDKLVGAILIGDKSNFQEFKELISSGIELGERREQLLSGGGAQRKPVVGKLVCSCNGVGEGNLCEEIKNGIKSVEELGKTTGAGTGCGSCRPEISKILKANVTPV from the coding sequence GTGAACATTAGCGAAACGTTTAAAACTACCTGCTCTTATTGCGGCGTAGGATGCGGAGTTCTTATACAAAAACATTCCGAAAAGGAACTGAAAGTGGAAGGAGATCCCACCCATCCGGCAAACAAAGGTCTTCTTTGTTCCAAAGGAATGAATCTCAACTATTCTCTGTTAAACCGTTCCGATCGTTTATTCCATCCGACGATACGAAAAGATCGAAATTCTCCCCCTATTAAAACCGATTGGGAGACGGCTCTTCAAAAAGTCGCGCAGGAGTTTAAGAGAATCATCCAAGAACACGGACCGGACTCCGTCGGATTCTACGTTTCCGGTCAGTTGTTAACGGAAGAATACTATGTGGTGAATAAAATCGCGAAAGGTTTTATCGGAACCAACAACATCGATACGAACTCAAGACTTTGTATGAGTTCCGCGGTCGTGGGTTACAAAATGGCCTTGGGGGAAGACAGTGTTCCCATCAGCTACGAGGATATAGAACTCGCGGATTGTTTTTTGGTCGCAGGCGCCAATCCCGCTTGGTGCCATCCCATTCTATTTCGAAGAATCGAAGCGAGAAAACAATCGAATCCGAACGTAAAACTGATCGTCGTCGATCCGAGAAAAACCGAAAGCTGCGAGGACGCCGATCTTCATCTGCAGATTCGTCCGGGAAGCGACATTCATCTTTTTCACGCAATTGCAAGAATTCTAATAGAACACGGTCGAATCGATTCCGAGTTTTTAAAAAATCATACCGAAGGTTTCGAGGAACTCAAAGAAAAAGTATTTCAACGATCCGTTGAGGATTGCGCAAACGCTTGCGACATTCCTTCCGAGCAAATTTATACCGCGGCGGAATGGATCGGAAATTCGAACGGATTTCTTTCTCTTTGGGCGATGGGCCTCAATCAAAGCGTGATCGGGGTCAATAAGAACCTCGCCCTTCTCAATTTATCCTTATTAACCGGAAAGATCGGCAAACCCGGATCGGGTCCGTTCTCTCTTACCGGACAACCGAACGCAATGGGAGGCCGGGAAGTCGGCGGTCTTTGCAATCTTTTACCCGCTCATAGAAACTTGGCAAATCCGGAACATAGAGCGGAAGTCGCCGAGTTTTGGGGAGTCGATTCCATTCAAGAGAAACCTGGATACAGCGCGACGGAGATGTTCGATCATCTTCGCACGGGAAAAATGAAGGCGATTTGGATCATCTGCACCAATCCTACCGTGAGTCTTCCAGACGCGCGTCTCGTCGAATCCGGTCTTCGCTCCGCGGAATTTGTGGTCGTTCAAGATATTTCCAAGGATTCTTCGGCGATTCCGTTCGCGGACGTCGTGTTACCCGCAGCCGGTTGGGCGGAAAAACAGGGGACGATGACGAACTCCGACCGACGAATTACCTATCTTCCGAAAGTGATCGACCCTCCGGGAGAAGCGAAAGCGGACACTTGGATCTTAAACGAGTTCGCCAAAAAGATGGGATGGAATTCTTCCTTTGCGTTTCAAAACGAGGGAGAAGTCTTTCAAGAACATTGTCGCTTAACAAAAGGGACGAACATCGACATTGCCGGATTGGATTATTCGATCCTGATGGAAAAGAGATCGGTTCAATGGCCGTATCCCGCGAAAGACCACGGCGGAACCGAACGCCTTTTTACCGATCGCAAGTTTTACAGACCGAACGGCAAAGCGAAGATTCACGCGGTCGAACCCGAGGACAGTTCCGAAAACGCGACCGAGCATTTTCCATTAATTCTTACCACGGGAAGAATCCGCGACCAGTGGCATACGATGACTCGTACCGGCAAAGTACGCAAACTCAACGAACACAAACGCGAACCGTATTTGGAAATTCATCCGAACGATGCAAGAGTCAGAAACATCGAGGAAGGAACGATCGTTGAAATCTTCAACGAAAGAGGAAAAACAAGAGTCAAAGCGACGATCACCCAATCGATCAAAGAAGGCGTCGTGTTCCTTCCGATGCATTGGGGAAAACGATTGGGCAGAGACGATTCGCGCGCGAACAATCTTACGAGCGGAGCTTACGATCCGTTTTCTAAACAACCCGGTTTTAAAATCTCCGCCGTTCAAGTGAAGGTTTATCAAAAACGGAAAGAAAAGATTCTCATCATAGGCGGAGGAAACGGGACTCTTGCCTTCCTGCGTTCTTACAGAGCTTTGGACTCCGAAAGCGAAATCACCGTTCTTTGCAAAGAAAAGAATCCGTTTTACAACCGCATCCTTCTTCCGGATTACATCAGCGGGGAAAAAATCTTCGGAGATTTGACGGGAGTCAGCGAAGAGGAAATTCTTTCCTGGAACTTCGATATCTTTTCGGACACGGCCGTCACTCAGGTTCATCCCGAAGGGAAAATCGTCCGAGACGACAAAGGCAACACACATTCTTACGATAAGCTCATCTTCGCAACGGGAAGTTCTCCGTTTATCCCGAATATGATTCCCAAAGAAATGGACGGGATCTTTGCGCTTCGTTCCAAAGAAGACGCGGAACGAATCAAAGGTTTTTTCGTGAGGGACACCCACGTTTTGATCGTGGGCGGAGGGCTTCTCGGCTTGGAACTTGCGGCCGCATTAAAATCTTTGCATGTTCGCGTCAGCGTTTTGATCCGAACGGACAGACTCATGTCCAAACAACTCGACGCAGTAGCCGGTGAAATTCTTAATGAAGAAATCGAAGCGAGAGGAATCGAAATCATCCGCAATGCCGAGATCGTCAAGATAAAGGGAACTTCCCGCGTTCAAAACATCAAACTCAGCGACGGAACCGTCATTCAACCCGATGGAATCGTGTTCGCGACGGGAACAAGCGCCAATCTTCAATTGGCAAAACTCGCCGGCATCGAATGCAAAAACGGAATCTTAGTCGATCCGTTCCTGCGCTCCTCCGATCCGGATATTTATGCGATCGGAGAAGTCGCCGAACATTCTTCCGGCATGTACGGGACGGTCTCCGCTACGGAGGAACAATCCAAAATCGCGGCCAATCATATATACGGATACGCATTCGATTTTTATAATGGATCGATTCATTCCAATCTGTTAAAAATTCCGGAACTCGATCTCGTTTCTTTACGACTTGCGGATACTCCTATGGATCTTTCCGAAGATAAATCCGGCGAATACGAAGAGATCGTCTTTCTCGATCGAAAGCGCAGGAAGTATAAGAAGTGCATCATCAAAGGAGATAAACTCGTCGGGGCGATTCTCATCGGTGATAAATCGAACTTTCAAGAATTCAAAGAACTGATCTCCAGCGGAATCGAACTCGGAGAAAGAAGGGAACAGCTTCTTTCGGGAGGAGGTGCGCAAAGAAAACCGGTCGTAGGCAAGTTAGTCTGTTCCTGCAACGGAGTCGGCGAAGGTAATCTCTGCGAAGAAATCAAAAACGGAATCAAGTCCGTGGAAGAACTCGGTAAGACGACCGGAGCCGGAACCGGATGCGGAAGCTGCCGTCCCGAGATTTCCAAAATCCTAAAAGCGAATGTAACTCCGGTTTAG
- a CDS encoding nitrate/nitrite transporter: MKKIKEFLSAGHFPTLLSSFLYFDFSFMVWMLLAALGVFLSEEFGLNPAQKGLMVSIPLLGGTLLRIPMGLLSDRFGSRKVALSGMLLTMFPLFLGWQFGNSMAEIFAIGLLLGVAGSSFAVALPLASKSYPARYQGLVLGIAGAGNSGSVIATLFAPDLARSFGWHAVFGFALIPMSLVFIFFYFFAKEEAVPSSGKTILEYLAPIKSRDAMIFSFLYSITFGGFVGLASFLPIFFYDQYGADKVTTGLYTTYCIIGASMIRPFGGYLSDKFGGATVLCIVLLLVSMIFFGISTLPSLGLVLPLFIFLMLCLGLGNGSVFQLVPSRFKKDIGIVTGFVGAFGGLGGFMVPNLLGSLKSGWGTYAAGFTVLGVIVLIAAAVLYGTNFYVWNRMEESQLEIETA, from the coding sequence ATGAAAAAGATTAAAGAATTTTTATCTGCCGGTCACTTCCCTACGCTTTTAAGTTCATTCTTATACTTTGATTTCAGCTTCATGGTATGGATGCTCTTAGCGGCTCTCGGAGTTTTTCTCTCCGAAGAATTCGGCTTAAACCCCGCTCAGAAGGGTTTGATGGTATCGATTCCTTTGCTCGGAGGAACTCTTCTAAGAATTCCGATGGGTTTGTTATCCGATCGATTCGGATCGAGAAAGGTTGCCCTTTCCGGAATGTTGCTCACGATGTTTCCTCTCTTTTTAGGATGGCAGTTCGGAAATTCTATGGCCGAAATCTTCGCGATCGGTCTTCTTCTCGGAGTTGCGGGTTCCAGCTTTGCGGTTGCGCTCCCTCTTGCGAGTAAAAGTTATCCTGCAAGATACCAAGGTTTGGTATTGGGAATCGCGGGGGCCGGAAACAGCGGTTCCGTGATCGCAACCTTGTTCGCGCCGGATCTTGCACGCAGCTTCGGATGGCATGCGGTTTTCGGATTCGCTTTGATTCCGATGTCTTTGGTGTTTATCTTCTTCTACTTTTTTGCGAAAGAAGAAGCCGTTCCTTCGTCCGGTAAAACGATTTTGGAATATCTCGCTCCGATTAAATCCAGAGACGCGATGATCTTCAGCTTTTTATACAGCATTACGTTCGGAGGGTTCGTAGGGCTCGCGAGTTTTTTACCGATCTTCTTTTACGATCAATACGGCGCGGATAAGGTTACTACCGGTTTATATACGACCTATTGCATCATCGGAGCAAGTATGATCCGTCCGTTCGGCGGCTATCTCTCCGATAAATTCGGAGGAGCGACCGTTCTTTGTATCGTTCTTCTTTTGGTGTCGATGATCTTTTTCGGAATCTCCACTCTTCCGAGTTTGGGTCTTGTTCTTCCCTTATTTATCTTCCTGATGTTGTGTTTGGGACTCGGAAACGGTTCCGTGTTTCAGTTGGTTCCTTCCCGTTTCAAAAAGGATATCGGAATCGTCACCGGTTTCGTGGGCGCCTTCGGCGGGTTAGGCGGATTTATGGTGCCGAATCTTCTCGGTTCCTTGAAGTCCGGCTGGGGAACGTATGCCGCGGGATTCACGGTTCTCGGTGTGATCGTTTTGATCGCAGCGGCCGTTTTATACGGAACGAACTTTTACGTTTGGAATCGCATGGAAGAATCTCAACTCGAGATCGAAACGGCTTAA
- the nirB gene encoding nitrite reductase large subunit NirB has translation MSKQQLIVVGNGMVGHRLVEKLVEFGGIEKFDILIFGEEPRRAYDRVHLSEYFANRSVDPLYLSKEDWYSQNGIDLHLKEKVTSVDPVSKKVETSSGAVYSFDKLVFATGSAPFVPTFEGIDKKGVFVYRTIEDLEEILEYGKSVKTAAVLGGGLLGLEAAKALVDMNLKTDVVEFAPRLMPRQLDEAGSSILRSKIEELGVSILLEKNTKRAIGEAAFAGLEFQDGSILETEMLVVSAGIRPRDELAKNAGIAVGERGGIQVNDLLETSADGIYSIGECALHNGMIYGLVAPGYEMAETVAHNLCYSERESKSYLGSDLSTKLKLIGVDVASFGDALGQCPHIPIAFKNPLTGIYKKLVISEDGKTLLGGILVGDASAYGNLLALYLNKIELPSEPESLIVGSVSAESTFGAGSLPDTAKICSCNNVSKGDILNAIRDKDCYEMGSLKECTKAGTGCGGCIPQVNSLLKGELKLLGKVVTEHLCEHFPFSRQELFQVIKVKKLKTFDDVIAESGKGKGCEVCKPAVASILASLWNETIVHKHHREIQDTNDKYLANIQRGGTYSVVPRIPGGEITPEKLIVIGAVAKKYNLYCKITGGQRIDLLGARMEDLPDIWKDLVDEGFESGHAYGKAMRTVKSCVGSTWCRYGVQDSTSFAIRIEERYRGIRSPHKLKAAVSGCIRECAEAQSKDFGLIATEKGWNLYVGGNGGVTPQHAMLLAADIDEDTCVKYIDRFLMFYIRTADKLTRTAAWLNQLEGGIDYLKDVIVNDRLGINEQLEAEMQMLVDSYHCEWKAVVDDPEKQKKFKHFVNSDQPDTNVKFIQERGQIRPVDWQKKELSVT, from the coding sequence ATGTCAAAGCAACAGTTGATCGTAGTCGGGAATGGGATGGTCGGCCATAGATTGGTCGAGAAATTGGTTGAATTCGGCGGAATCGAAAAGTTTGATATTCTAATATTCGGAGAGGAGCCCAGAAGAGCGTACGATCGGGTTCATCTTTCCGAATATTTCGCAAACCGTTCCGTGGATCCTTTGTATCTTTCGAAAGAGGACTGGTATTCACAGAACGGGATCGATCTTCACCTGAAGGAGAAAGTGACTTCGGTGGATCCGGTTTCGAAAAAAGTGGAAACTTCTTCCGGAGCGGTTTACTCCTTCGACAAACTCGTGTTTGCCACCGGTTCCGCTCCTTTCGTTCCGACCTTCGAAGGAATCGATAAGAAAGGGGTTTTCGTTTATAGAACTATCGAAGACTTAGAGGAAATTTTAGAATACGGAAAGTCCGTAAAAACCGCCGCCGTGTTAGGCGGAGGACTTTTGGGATTGGAAGCCGCAAAGGCGCTCGTCGATATGAATCTCAAAACCGACGTCGTGGAGTTCGCTCCTCGATTGATGCCTCGTCAGCTGGACGAAGCGGGTTCCTCCATTCTCAGATCGAAAATAGAAGAACTGGGAGTTTCGATTCTTTTGGAAAAGAACACCAAACGAGCGATCGGTGAAGCCGCATTCGCCGGTCTTGAATTTCAAGACGGTTCGATTTTAGAGACGGAAATGCTCGTCGTTTCCGCCGGAATCAGACCGAGGGACGAACTTGCAAAGAATGCGGGAATCGCGGTGGGAGAAAGGGGCGGTATTCAGGTAAACGATCTTCTCGAAACGAGCGCGGACGGAATTTATTCCATCGGTGAATGTGCGCTTCATAACGGAATGATCTACGGTCTCGTGGCTCCCGGTTACGAAATGGCCGAAACCGTAGCACATAATCTTTGTTATTCGGAAAGAGAATCCAAGTCGTATTTGGGTTCGGACTTATCCACGAAATTGAAATTGATCGGAGTGGACGTCGCTTCTTTCGGAGACGCTCTCGGACAATGCCCACACATACCCATCGCATTCAAAAATCCTCTTACGGGGATTTATAAGAAATTGGTAATATCCGAGGACGGTAAAACGCTTCTCGGAGGAATTCTAGTAGGAGACGCGAGCGCTTACGGAAACCTTCTTGCGTTGTATTTAAACAAGATCGAACTTCCTTCCGAACCGGAAAGTCTGATCGTAGGTTCCGTCTCTGCCGAATCGACGTTTGGTGCCGGATCGCTTCCGGACACGGCGAAGATCTGTTCGTGCAACAACGTTTCCAAAGGCGACATCCTAAACGCGATTCGCGACAAAGACTGTTACGAGATGGGCAGTTTGAAGGAATGCACGAAAGCCGGCACGGGATGCGGCGGTTGTATTCCTCAGGTGAATTCTCTTCTTAAGGGAGAATTAAAATTGCTCGGTAAAGTCGTAACGGAACATCTTTGCGAACACTTTCCGTTTTCCAGACAGGAATTGTTCCAAGTCATCAAGGTAAAAAAACTCAAAACTTTCGACGATGTGATCGCGGAAAGCGGTAAAGGAAAAGGATGCGAAGTCTGCAAACCGGCGGTCGCTTCGATTCTTGCGAGTTTATGGAACGAGACGATCGTTCATAAACATCACAGAGAAATTCAAGATACGAACGACAAGTATCTTGCAAACATTCAAAGAGGCGGAACGTATTCTGTCGTGCCGAGGATTCCGGGCGGTGAAATTACTCCGGAAAAACTCATCGTGATCGGAGCCGTTGCAAAGAAATACAATCTTTACTGCAAGATCACCGGAGGTCAAAGGATCGATCTTCTCGGCGCGAGAATGGAAGACCTTCCGGATATTTGGAAGGATTTGGTCGACGAAGGTTTTGAAAGCGGTCACGCATACGGTAAGGCGATGAGAACCGTAAAGAGCTGCGTCGGTTCGACATGGTGCAGATACGGCGTGCAGGATAGTACTTCGTTTGCGATTCGCATCGAAGAACGTTATCGTGGAATTCGTTCTCCGCATAAATTGAAGGCCGCCGTTTCCGGTTGTATCCGCGAATGTGCGGAAGCGCAAAGCAAGGACTTCGGTTTAATCGCGACCGAAAAAGGATGGAATCTTTACGTAGGAGGCAACGGAGGAGTGACTCCGCAGCACGCGATGCTCCTCGCGGCCGACATCGACGAAGACACTTGTGTGAAATACATCGATCGATTCCTGATGTTCTATATCCGAACCGCGGATAAACTTACAAGAACCGCGGCTTGGCTCAATCAGCTCGAAGGAGGAATCGATTATCTCAAGGACGTGATCGTCAACGATCGTCTTGGAATCAACGAACAGCTTGAAGCCGAGATGCAGATGCTCGTCGACAGCTATCATTGCGAATGGAAGGCGGTTGTGGACGATCCTGAAAAACAGAAGAAGTTTAAACACTTCGTCAACAGCGATCAACCGGATACGAACGTGAAATTCATCCAAGAAAGAGGCCAGATCCGTCCGGTGGATTGGCAAAAGAAAGAACTATCGGTGACCTAA
- the nirD gene encoding nitrite reductase small subunit NirD encodes MQTTIEEKVWIEVAPISEFSRNGGTCAKIGDEQIAIFHFQQEDEWYACENRCPHTGDMVLSRGLTGDSQGEPKVACPLHKKSFSLKSGECISGESYSVRTFPVKVEGGTVYVAVDSSVVAK; translated from the coding sequence ATGCAAACTACGATCGAAGAAAAAGTCTGGATTGAAGTCGCTCCCATTTCGGAATTCTCCCGGAACGGGGGGACTTGTGCAAAGATTGGGGACGAGCAAATCGCAATTTTTCATTTCCAACAAGAAGATGAATGGTATGCTTGTGAGAATCGCTGCCCTCATACGGGAGATATGGTTTTATCCAGAGGACTTACCGGTGATTCCCAAGGCGAACCTAAGGTCGCTTGTCCTCTGCATAAGAAATCCTTCTCTCTCAAATCGGGAGAATGTATCTCGGGCGAATCGTATTCCGTCCGCACTTTTCCCGTTAAGGTCGAAGGTGGAACGGTGTACGTTGCCGTAGATTCCTCCGTGGTGGCGAAATGA
- a CDS encoding GTP 3',8-cyclase MoaA → MISDGFGRSFRTLRISLLDRCNFACTYCVDRETSEFGLKKTDLLKTEEWVRVVKGLHSALNLKKVRLTGGEPTLYPGLKILVREIKNLNIPEVSITTNGSVLSKQIEELKEAGLDSVNVSLDGVTQESFQKMSRRSAFKQTLNGIDAAVSTGMKVRINCTLVRGKNEDQIIPILEYSWSKGILPRFLELMKMGYLQNSDTVPIFKQHEILDRVESEFGTLTPQVRKESSTANYWTTKEGRSFGIIANESAPFCRDCDRLRLDSKGNLYGCLSSSTGFPLPKLMEQGIEMEQILTLALRQKQDVRFKGSDLTMMAIGG, encoded by the coding sequence ATGATAAGCGACGGTTTCGGCAGGAGTTTTCGAACTCTTAGAATCAGCCTTTTGGATCGTTGCAATTTCGCCTGCACTTACTGCGTGGATCGCGAAACCTCGGAGTTCGGTTTAAAAAAAACGGATTTACTAAAAACGGAAGAATGGGTTCGCGTCGTGAAAGGTCTGCATTCCGCTTTAAATCTGAAGAAGGTTCGTCTCACCGGAGGAGAACCGACTCTTTATCCCGGATTGAAAATTCTCGTTCGAGAAATTAAAAACCTGAATATTCCCGAAGTTTCGATCACGACCAACGGTTCGGTTTTATCCAAACAAATCGAGGAATTGAAGGAAGCCGGGCTCGATTCGGTAAACGTTTCTTTGGACGGAGTTACGCAGGAATCGTTTCAAAAGATGAGCCGCCGTTCCGCGTTCAAACAGACGTTAAACGGAATCGACGCGGCCGTTTCGACCGGCATGAAGGTACGAATCAACTGCACGTTGGTTCGCGGAAAAAACGAGGATCAGATTATTCCAATTCTTGAATATTCTTGGAGCAAGGGGATTCTTCCGCGGTTTTTGGAACTGATGAAAATGGGTTATCTTCAGAATTCGGATACGGTTCCGATTTTTAAACAACACGAGATTTTGGACCGCGTGGAAAGCGAATTCGGAACTCTGACTCCGCAGGTCAGAAAAGAATCCTCCACGGCAAATTATTGGACGACGAAGGAAGGACGTTCTTTCGGAATTATCGCAAACGAATCGGCTCCGTTCTGCCGCGATTGCGATCGTCTACGATTGGACAGCAAGGGAAATCTTTACGGTTGTTTGAGTTCCTCGACCGGGTTTCCGCTTCCTAAGTTGATGGAACAGGGGATCGAGATGGAACAGATTCTTACGTTGGCGTTGCGTCAAAAACAGGACGTTCGGTTTAAAGGAAGCGACCTAACCATGATGGCGATCGGAGGTTAA
- a CDS encoding MoaD/ThiS family protein, whose protein sequence is MNVAVKTFGILKDHFQSDFVLNLETPVRVLDVVEEMRKKKPATSGILDVSLWAVQDKMVGADRIVEEGEVVLILPPLSGG, encoded by the coding sequence ATGAACGTAGCGGTAAAAACATTCGGAATTTTAAAGGATCATTTTCAATCCGACTTCGTTCTCAACTTGGAAACTCCGGTTCGCGTACTGGACGTTGTTGAGGAGATGCGCAAAAAGAAACCGGCCACGAGCGGAATTTTGGACGTATCCCTTTGGGCGGTTCAGGATAAAATGGTCGGAGCCGATCGAATCGTGGAAGAAGGGGAAGTCGTATTGATACTTCCTCCTTTGAGCGGAGGCTGA
- a CDS encoding molybdenum cofactor biosynthesis protein MoaE, whose product MHLQEEPIDLAFLISQGHDPSSGAVVLFSGEPRDNAGTDHKKVTHLFYEAYPPMAGPMIAKILEEATAIFHLKKAICVHRTGTVQPEESSVCVITTSSHRKEAYEANRYIIDRVKHEVPIWKKEFYEDGTSEWTLNCAGCAAGTTGHERYTPLRAHR is encoded by the coding sequence ATGCATCTTCAAGAAGAACCGATCGATCTCGCATTCTTAATTTCGCAAGGACACGATCCTTCCAGCGGCGCAGTCGTACTTTTCAGCGGAGAACCCAGAGACAACGCGGGCACGGATCATAAGAAAGTGACTCATCTCTTTTACGAAGCGTATCCTCCGATGGCCGGACCGATGATCGCAAAAATTTTGGAAGAAGCGACAGCGATCTTTCATTTAAAAAAAGCGATCTGCGTTCATAGAACGGGAACCGTTCAACCGGAAGAATCATCCGTCTGTGTGATCACGACTTCTTCGCATCGTAAGGAAGCGTACGAAGCGAATCGATATATTATCGACCGAGTCAAACACGAGGTTCCGATTTGGAAAAAGGAATTTTACGAAGACGGAACTTCGGAATGGACTCTCAATTGCGCGGGTTGCGCCGCGGGCACGACCGGACATGAACGTTATACGCCTTTGAGGGCGCATCGATGA
- a CDS encoding molybdenum cofactor guanylyltransferase, which yields MIKRTPIGLILCGGYSSRMGRDKGLLVTEGQSWVRKRYELLREFTDRCLISIRKEQRAAYQKENSSFELVEDIFEDQGPISGILAAHLGDTTADYLVIACDMPIPDPTILVRLLEEYRNDSEKSAYAWKRQDQIEPFPAIYTSELLKNTFKKWNSPSKIGSPSGILKEAETKWIEFDSSDAFENAFINYNTPNEIGISSEVVV from the coding sequence ATGATAAAACGAACGCCCATCGGATTGATTCTTTGCGGAGGATATTCCTCGCGCATGGGAAGGGACAAGGGACTTCTTGTCACGGAGGGTCAGTCGTGGGTTCGCAAACGGTACGAACTTTTGCGAGAATTTACCGATCGTTGTTTGATCTCGATCCGAAAAGAACAAAGAGCCGCGTATCAAAAAGAGAACTCTTCCTTTGAATTAGTGGAAGATATCTTTGAAGATCAAGGACCGATTTCCGGAATTCTTGCCGCGCACCTTGGCGATACGACCGCCGATTATTTGGTTATCGCCTGCGATATGCCGATCCCGGATCCAACGATTCTCGTTCGGCTCTTGGAAGAATATCGGAACGACTCGGAAAAATCAGCGTACGCATGGAAACGCCAAGATCAAATCGAACCGTTTCCTGCGATTTATACGTCCGAGCTATTGAAAAACACATTCAAAAAATGGAATTCTCCTTCTAAAATCGGTTCGCCGAGCGGAATTTTAAAGGAAGCGGAAACGAAATGGATCGAGTTCGATTCTTCTGACGCGTTTGAAAACGCATTCATCAATTATAATACTCCGAACGAAATCGGAATCTCTTCGGAGGTCGTCGTATGA
- the cobA gene encoding uroporphyrinogen-III C-methyltransferase gives MNAEYGKVYLVGAGPGDPELLTRRAVKILRMAEVVLYDDLVSSKILKLCRKKTELIYVGKRLGQHSCQQIDLNQKIADAALQYKTVIRLKGGDPSVFGRVGEEYEFLLNLGIECEIVAGITTASGAVASLGFPLTHREYSKEILYLSGHGKNGKNSQSFKNLSCEGKTLVVYMGLNSLKEIVDDLIESGNPESLPVGIVENATLAHQRIVTGNLGNIRVVAEKSEVSSPALLIIGDIIDYYLKMDSLRTLIHRPHTFS, from the coding sequence ATGAATGCGGAATACGGAAAAGTTTATTTGGTCGGCGCGGGGCCTGGAGATCCGGAGCTTCTTACACGCAGGGCTGTCAAGATTCTCCGTATGGCGGAAGTGGTTCTTTACGACGACTTGGTCTCTTCTAAGATATTGAAACTGTGCCGTAAAAAAACGGAGCTTATCTACGTGGGGAAACGGTTGGGACAACACAGTTGTCAGCAAATCGACCTCAATCAAAAAATCGCCGACGCCGCGCTGCAGTATAAAACCGTGATTCGGCTCAAAGGAGGAGATCCTTCCGTCTTCGGACGAGTAGGCGAGGAATACGAATTCCTTCTGAATTTGGGAATCGAATGCGAGATCGTGGCCGGTATTACGACCGCTTCCGGCGCCGTTGCGAGTCTCGGTTTTCCGCTTACGCATCGCGAATATTCTAAAGAAATTCTTTATCTTTCGGGTCATGGAAAGAATGGAAAAAATTCTCAGAGCTTCAAAAATCTTTCCTGTGAAGGAAAAACTCTCGTCGTTTATATGGGTTTGAATTCACTCAAAGAGATTGTGGATGATCTGATCGAAAGTGGAAATCCGGAAAGTCTTCCCGTCGGGATCGTGGAAAACGCGACGCTCGCGCATCAAAGAATCGTTACGGGAAATTTGGGAAACATTCGTGTTGTGGCCGAAAAGAGCGAAGTCAGTTCACCTGCGCTTCTGATTATCGGAGACATCATCGATTATTATCTGAAAATGGATTCTCTTCGAACGCTCATCCATCGTCCTCATACTTTCAGTTAG